The following are encoded together in the Elusimicrobiota bacterium genome:
- a CDS encoding NADH-quinone oxidoreductase subunit C: protein MSAGSDVVARLLKALPKAAAATPVKDYPTVRLAAPTDLLLAARLLKDELGFTYLEMVTAVDWLGPTSMSGFVCRSNPNPLSRKPAAPPLAPVPGPGVNYRPVLDLLWSFGNLGENGKVFLRLEVPRDRAEVPSLTGLFAAADWQEREAFDLFGVRFAGHPNLIKILTPDFLKGHPLRKDYVHAKDQYDEE, encoded by the coding sequence ATGAGCGCCGGCTCAGACGTCGTCGCGAGGCTCCTGAAGGCGCTGCCCAAGGCCGCGGCCGCTACCCCGGTCAAGGACTACCCCACCGTGCGGCTGGCGGCCCCGACCGACCTTCTGCTGGCCGCGCGCCTGCTCAAGGACGAGTTGGGCTTCACCTACCTCGAGATGGTCACCGCCGTGGATTGGCTGGGGCCCACGAGCATGAGCGGCTTCGTGTGCAGAAGCAACCCGAACCCCTTGTCGCGCAAGCCCGCCGCTCCGCCCCTGGCCCCCGTCCCCGGTCCAGGGGTCAACTATCGCCCGGTCCTGGACCTGCTCTGGTCGTTCGGGAACCTCGGGGAGAACGGGAAGGTCTTCCTGCGCCTGGAGGTGCCCCGCGACCGCGCCGAGGTGCCCAGCCTCACGGGCCTTTTCGCGGCAGCGGATTGGCAGGAGCGCGAAGCCTTCGACCTCTTCGGCGTGCGCTTCGCCGGCCACCCCAACCTGATCAAGATCCTGACCCCGGATTTCCTTAAGGGCCACCCCCTGCGCAAGGACTACGTCCACGCGAAGGACCAGTACGATGAAGAGTAA
- the nuoH gene encoding NADH-quinone oxidoreductase subunit NuoH yields the protein MTPAEKPVYPEPVLNRRSGKLLTGTRYWPTELWRNPWSLPRYRAGALWLAGIVLGIAAVGAGVGELAAWGEKLLALLGRSGLPAAVVAWVWVLVKLTCVIGVIVANGLWAVWWERKISAHIQSRMGPMYAGGFHGWAQTILDTIKLLLKEDVTPAAADQVMHLLAPIVAIAPCVMAFAPVLFGDELAAARIDVGVLYVFAFASISVIGVVMAGWASGNKYSLLGGLRAAAQIVSYELPRGFSVVPVLMFASSLDLAAIDRAQAGYWLGFFPRWFIFYPVAGQLAFIFFLIASVAETNRTPFDIPEAESELVAGFHTEFSGMKWSLFFLMEYGYVLLASFLLAVFFLGGGAAPLPHPTFIPAWLSIPSWIWMTSKAMLMMFVFLWFRWTFPRLRVDQLMDFNWKFLLPWSFANIGFAGVLVYLHMRGWGPG from the coding sequence GTGACGCCCGCTGAGAAGCCGGTCTACCCCGAGCCCGTCCTCAACCGGCGCTCAGGCAAGCTCCTGACCGGGACCCGGTACTGGCCCACGGAACTCTGGCGCAACCCCTGGTCTTTGCCGCGCTACCGGGCCGGCGCGTTGTGGCTGGCGGGCATCGTCCTGGGCATCGCTGCGGTGGGCGCTGGCGTGGGCGAACTGGCGGCCTGGGGGGAGAAGCTCCTGGCCCTGCTGGGGCGCTCGGGCCTGCCCGCGGCCGTGGTGGCCTGGGTCTGGGTCCTGGTCAAGCTCACCTGCGTGATCGGCGTCATCGTGGCCAACGGCCTCTGGGCGGTCTGGTGGGAGCGCAAGATCTCGGCCCACATCCAGTCGCGCATGGGGCCCATGTACGCGGGCGGCTTCCACGGCTGGGCCCAGACCATCCTCGACACGATCAAGCTCCTGCTCAAGGAAGACGTCACTCCCGCGGCCGCGGACCAGGTCATGCACCTACTGGCTCCCATCGTGGCCATCGCGCCTTGCGTCATGGCCTTCGCCCCGGTCCTATTCGGCGACGAGCTGGCTGCGGCCCGCATCGACGTGGGCGTGCTCTACGTCTTCGCCTTCGCCAGCATCTCGGTCATCGGCGTGGTCATGGCGGGCTGGGCCTCGGGGAACAAGTACTCGCTGCTGGGCGGCCTGCGCGCGGCCGCGCAGATCGTCAGCTACGAGTTGCCCCGCGGCTTCTCCGTGGTGCCGGTGCTCATGTTCGCCAGCTCGCTGGACCTCGCGGCCATCGACCGGGCGCAGGCCGGCTACTGGCTGGGCTTCTTCCCGCGCTGGTTCATCTTCTACCCGGTGGCCGGCCAACTGGCCTTCATCTTCTTCCTCATCGCCTCGGTGGCCGAGACCAACCGCACCCCCTTCGACATACCCGAGGCCGAGTCCGAGCTGGTGGCGGGCTTCCACACCGAGTTCTCCGGCATGAAATGGTCCCTGTTCTTCCTCATGGAGTACGGCTACGTGCTGCTCGCCTCCTTCCTGCTGGCCGTCTTCTTCCTGGGCGGCGGCGCCGCGCCCCTGCCCCATCCGACCTTCATCCCGGCCTGGCTTTCCATCCCCAGTTGGATCTGGATGACCAGCAAGGCCATGCTCATGATGTTCGTCTTCCTCTGGTTCCGCTGGACCTTCCCGCGCCTGCGCGTGGACCAGCTCATGGATTTCAACTGGAAGTTCCTGCTGCCCTGGTCGTTCGCCAACATCGGCTTCGCCGGGGTCCTGGTCTACCTGCACATGCGCGGCTGGGGGCCGGGATGA
- a CDS encoding NADH-quinone oxidoreductase subunit D, which translates to MDTMFVNLGPQHPSTHGVLRMGLTLAGEVITKAVPDIGYLHRGTEKLMEARSYAQCVVLTDRWDYCSAMPNNLAFCLSAEKLLGTQVPPRAQTLRVVMCELNRIASHLIFLGTYGIDIGAFTPFLYVFREREMILDLYEALCGARLTYNYIRLGGVASDVDADWISKCREFLEFFKPRVDEYDTLLSFNPIFLARTKEVGLISQSAAVSWGLSGPNLRGSGVSYDVRKSEPYCGYEAYDFDVPVGEHGSCWDRYFCRVQEMRQSVRIVEQALAKLPEGELSAKVPKIPKPPPGEAYAHVEASRGDLGIFLVSDGGAAPYRIHVRAPCFINLAILQDILVGKKVADVIAVLGSFDIVLGEVDR; encoded by the coding sequence ATGGACACCATGTTTGTCAACCTGGGGCCCCAGCACCCCTCCACGCACGGGGTGCTGCGCATGGGCCTGACCTTGGCTGGCGAGGTCATCACCAAGGCCGTCCCGGACATCGGCTACCTCCACCGCGGCACCGAAAAGCTCATGGAGGCGCGCAGCTACGCCCAGTGCGTGGTCCTGACCGACCGCTGGGACTACTGCTCGGCCATGCCCAACAACCTGGCCTTCTGCCTGAGCGCCGAGAAGCTTCTCGGCACGCAGGTCCCGCCCCGGGCCCAGACCCTGCGCGTGGTCATGTGCGAGCTCAACCGCATCGCCAGCCACCTGATCTTCCTGGGGACCTACGGCATCGACATCGGCGCTTTCACGCCGTTCCTCTACGTCTTCCGGGAGCGGGAGATGATCCTCGACCTCTACGAGGCCCTTTGCGGAGCGCGCCTCACCTACAATTACATCCGCCTGGGCGGCGTGGCTTCGGACGTGGACGCGGACTGGATATCCAAGTGCCGCGAGTTCCTGGAGTTCTTCAAGCCGCGCGTCGACGAGTACGACACCTTGCTCTCCTTCAACCCCATCTTCCTCGCCCGGACCAAGGAGGTCGGCCTCATCTCCCAGTCCGCGGCGGTGTCCTGGGGGCTCTCCGGCCCGAACCTGCGCGGCTCGGGGGTGAGCTACGACGTGCGCAAGTCCGAGCCCTACTGCGGCTACGAGGCCTACGATTTCGATGTGCCGGTGGGAGAGCACGGCTCCTGCTGGGACCGCTACTTCTGCCGCGTCCAGGAGATGCGCCAGTCCGTGCGCATCGTCGAGCAGGCTCTGGCCAAGCTCCCTGAAGGGGAGCTCAGCGCCAAGGTGCCCAAGATCCCGAAGCCGCCGCCGGGAGAGGCCTATGCCCACGTGGAGGCCTCCCGCGGTGACCTGGGCATCTTCCTGGTCTCGGACGGGGGGGCGGCCCCTTACCGCATCCACGTGCGCGCGCCCTGCTTCATAAACCTGGCCATCCTGCAGGATATCCTGGTGGGCAAGAAGGTGGCGGACGTGATCGCGGTGCTCGGCTCTTTCGACATCGTGCTGGGGGAAGTGGACCGGTGA
- a CDS encoding NADH-quinone oxidoreductase subunit B, protein MVLTSTDYIIDLGRKYSLWPLTFGLACCAIEMMVAYAGRFDFDRFGVIPRPSPRQADLLLIAGTVTKKMAAPIVEIYHQMPEPRFVMAMGSCANCGGPYYDSYAVVKGVDRIVPVDVYIPGCPPRPEALMYGVMELQKKIMRMKLERGGGATLQAEKGSRTPAGEEA, encoded by the coding sequence GTGGTGCTCACCAGCACCGACTACATCATAGACCTGGGCCGCAAGTACTCGCTCTGGCCGCTGACCTTCGGCCTGGCCTGCTGCGCCATCGAGATGATGGTGGCCTACGCCGGCCGCTTCGATTTCGACCGCTTCGGCGTGATCCCCCGGCCGAGCCCCCGGCAGGCGGACCTCCTCCTGATCGCGGGCACGGTCACCAAAAAGATGGCCGCGCCCATCGTCGAGATCTACCATCAGATGCCGGAGCCTCGCTTCGTCATGGCCATGGGCAGCTGCGCCAACTGCGGAGGGCCCTACTACGACTCCTATGCCGTGGTCAAGGGAGTGGACCGGATCGTGCCCGTGGACGTGTACATCCCGGGCTGCCCGCCCCGTCCCGAGGCCCTCATGTACGGGGTCATGGAGCTGCAGAAGAAGATCATGCGCATGAAGCTGGAGCGCGGCGGCGGCGCGACCTTGCAGGCGGAGAAAGGCAGCCGCACCCCGGCTGGAGAAGAGGCATGA
- a CDS encoding NADH-quinone oxidoreductase subunit A: MLSPYVVIFLFVAAGVAFGAGALIAAKLLRPSLPYARKLTTYECGIKPTGSSEVKLNIRFYVFALLFVVFDVEILYVYPWAVTVKEVGPLALAEMAVFLAILFIGLIFAWRKGALVWE; encoded by the coding sequence GTGCTGAGCCCCTACGTCGTCATATTCCTTTTCGTTGCTGCCGGCGTCGCCTTCGGCGCCGGCGCCCTGATCGCGGCCAAGCTCCTGCGCCCCAGCCTGCCCTACGCCCGCAAGCTCACCACCTATGAATGCGGCATCAAGCCCACGGGTTCCAGCGAAGTCAAGCTCAACATCCGCTTCTACGTCTTCGCCCTGCTCTTCGTGGTCTTCGACGTGGAGATCCTCTACGTCTATCCCTGGGCGGTGACGGTCAAAGAGGTCGGGCCGCTGGCCCTGGCGGAGATGGCGGTCTTCCTGGCCATCCTCTTCATCGGCTTGATCTTCGCCTGGCGCAAGGGGGCCCTGGTTTGGGAATAG